A stretch of Ranitomeya variabilis isolate aRanVar5 chromosome 3, aRanVar5.hap1, whole genome shotgun sequence DNA encodes these proteins:
- the LOC143817657 gene encoding olfactory receptor class A-like protein 1, with amino-acid sequence MEIYLVLKAFGFFMMIVIGIPGNRFIFLKFTFIRINEKKLLPTNTILMTLVFMNFLIVISRIIPQFLRALGIKNLMDDTRCQIFLCTYRVSRAMSICITSLLSCHQCILIAPSAKHWIYFKQKMTLNVLTIIIIILCCNLVIHYSAIKYAQSNFNATTSIYSLHLIYCDMDYQTYYTYIINGVIFVFRDFLFVGLMAIASSYIVYPLIHHERSIKGIRSSDRGQGRTAEYKASRAVIILVIMYVVLFGFENVTWIYTMTWTNVTASMSEARIIFSCSYSALSPIVIICNNPKLKQCSKSFQMRNLL; translated from the exons ATGGAAATTTACCTTGTCCTTAAGGCCTTTGGCTTTTTCATGATGATAGTGATTGGAATTCCGGGAAATCGCTTTATATTCTTAAAGTTTACCTTCATCAGAATAAACGAGAAGAAACTTTTACCAACAAACACAATTCTTATGACGTTGGTTTTCATGAATTTCCTTATAGTAATATCACGGATCATCCCCCAGTTCCTTCGTGCTTTAGGCATAAAAAACCTAATGGATGACACAAGATGCCAGATTttcct ctgtacataccgAGTGAGCAGGGCCATGTCTATCTGCATCACCAGCCTCCTCAGCTGCCATCAATGTATCCTTATCGCCCCATCAGCCAAACACTGGATATATTTCAAGCAGAAAATGACACTCAATGTTCTgacaattattataattattttgtgCTGCAATCTAGTTATACATTACTCTGCTATTAAGTATGCACAGTCTAACTTCAATGCTACAACCTCTATTTACTCACTACACTTAATTTATTGTGATATGGACTATCAGACTTATTACACCTATATTATTAATGGAGTAATATTTGTATTTAGAGATTTTTTGTTTGTAGGGTTGATGGCAATAGCAAGCAGTTACATTGTGTACCCATTAATTCATCATGAAAGATCAATCAAAGGGATTCGCAGCTCAGACAGAGGCCAAGGAAGGACTGCAGAATACAAAGCTTCCAGAGCTGTCATCATATTGGTTATTATGTATGTAGTTCTTTTTGGATTTGAAAATGTCACGTGGATCTACACTATGACATGGACCAATGTGACGGCCAGCATGAGCGAAGCCAGGATAATTTTTTCTTGCTCTTATTCAGCCTTGAGTCCTATTGTAATTATCTGTAACAATCCTAAACTCAAGCAGTGTAGCAAATCTTTTCAGATGAGAAATTTGCTATGA